A window of uncultured Draconibacterium sp. contains these coding sequences:
- a CDS encoding arylsulfatase: MKKVKTQMNLTALWIAMFGLVLVAFAPMQKAEAQNTEKPNFLVIWGDDIGWANISKYNHGMMGYKTPNIDRIANEGAMFTDWYAQQSCTAGRASFILGQHPFRTGLLTIGMPGAKQGIQENQVTIAELLKPLGYTSGQFGKNHLGDRDEHLPTNHGFDEFFGNLYHLNAEEEPETYYYPKDPEFHKKYGPRGVLHSYSDGKIEDTGPMTRKRMETADDEFTDAAIAFIEKAHNEGKPFFVWLSATRMHVWTHLKPESEGVTGIGLYPDGMVEHDKAIGRVLAKLEELGIYDNTMIMYSTDNGAEKFTWPDGGTTPFAGEKGSTWEGGFRVPCAIKWPGVIKPGTISNDIHSHEDMLPSILAAAGEPNIKEKLLKGHQAGNKNFNVHLDGYNLLPFWKGEVKENPRKEIFYFDANGNLNAVRYNDWKLHFTIMEGSINEGYRKQPSWPLAINLRADPYEVSWESALYTRWYADNMWLFVPAQDVVGKFLATFKDYPPVSGSSLGIDKVVQSLQSHPNAQ, encoded by the coding sequence ATGAAAAAAGTGAAAACACAAATGAATTTGACAGCTTTATGGATTGCCATGTTTGGGCTGGTTCTGGTTGCTTTTGCTCCCATGCAAAAGGCAGAAGCACAAAACACTGAAAAACCCAATTTCCTTGTAATTTGGGGAGACGATATTGGCTGGGCCAATATTAGTAAGTACAATCACGGAATGATGGGCTACAAAACACCCAACATCGATCGCATTGCAAACGAAGGTGCCATGTTTACCGACTGGTACGCGCAACAATCGTGTACTGCAGGTCGGGCTTCCTTTATTTTGGGGCAACATCCTTTCCGAACAGGTTTGCTAACCATTGGAATGCCCGGTGCCAAACAAGGTATTCAGGAAAATCAGGTAACCATTGCCGAGCTTTTAAAACCACTCGGTTACACATCTGGTCAGTTTGGTAAAAACCATTTGGGAGATCGTGACGAACACCTTCCAACCAATCATGGATTTGATGAGTTTTTTGGAAATCTTTATCACTTAAATGCTGAAGAAGAACCTGAAACATATTATTACCCAAAAGATCCTGAATTTCATAAAAAGTATGGTCCGCGAGGAGTATTGCATTCTTATTCAGACGGGAAAATTGAAGACACAGGCCCAATGACCCGTAAAAGAATGGAAACAGCTGACGATGAATTTACCGATGCTGCCATTGCTTTTATTGAAAAAGCACACAATGAAGGGAAACCGTTTTTTGTTTGGTTAAGTGCTACCCGCATGCATGTTTGGACTCACCTGAAACCTGAATCGGAAGGAGTTACCGGAATTGGACTTTATCCTGATGGTATGGTTGAGCACGATAAGGCAATTGGTCGTGTTCTCGCAAAATTGGAAGAGCTGGGTATTTATGATAATACCATGATTATGTATTCAACGGATAATGGAGCTGAGAAGTTTACCTGGCCCGATGGTGGAACAACACCATTTGCCGGCGAAAAAGGATCAACCTGGGAAGGTGGTTTCCGTGTGCCATGTGCCATTAAATGGCCGGGCGTAATTAAACCGGGAACCATTTCAAATGATATTCACTCGCACGAAGATATGCTGCCATCCATACTTGCTGCAGCCGGAGAACCAAACATTAAAGAAAAATTGTTAAAAGGTCATCAGGCTGGCAATAAAAACTTTAATGTTCATTTGGATGGATATAATTTGTTGCCTTTCTGGAAAGGAGAAGTAAAAGAGAATCCACGCAAGGAAATCTTTTATTTCGATGCCAACGGTAATTTGAATGCAGTTCGCTACAACGACTGGAAATTACACTTTACCATTATGGAAGGATCAATAAACGAGGGGTACAGAAAACAACCTTCATGGCCACTTGCCATTAATTTGAGGGCAGATCCGTACGAAGTTTCATGGGAGTCAGCACTTTATACACGCTGGTATGCCGATAATATGTGGCTGTTTGTTCCGGCACAAGATGTAGTGGGTAAGTTTTTAGCAACCTTTAAAGATTATCCACCGGTATCGGGTTCATCGCTTGGTATCGATAAGGTAGTACAGTCATTGCAGTCACATCCGAATGCACAGTAA
- a CDS encoding porin family protein: MKKLLLVLCLFITSHMAHSQILISLLLGDKLNSPNLEFGLEGGFNYTKISGFESNDNLRNFNLGFYFDVRMKNQLFLYSGVQVKSSFGLDDLQEEDLAFLDAEMLSVEGNYSQKVSAFMVPILAKYKFKNHFYVEAGPQVGLIYNSWVEFTSDVDNRDVKIKDYNDNLLNWFNGGLAFGTGYKLMQGQGWTIGVRYYQGLTDVFKNKSGSIHNSFNIKVNIPIGAASPKSTQEN, from the coding sequence ATGAAAAAACTGCTTCTTGTTTTGTGCCTTTTCATTACATCACACATGGCTCATTCTCAAATCCTTATATCACTTCTACTGGGAGACAAATTGAACTCACCAAACCTGGAATTTGGCTTGGAGGGTGGATTTAATTACACAAAAATTTCGGGTTTCGAATCGAACGATAATTTACGAAATTTCAACCTTGGTTTTTATTTCGATGTAAGAATGAAAAATCAGTTGTTCCTGTATTCGGGGGTTCAGGTAAAATCGAGTTTTGGATTAGATGATCTTCAGGAAGAGGATTTGGCGTTTTTAGATGCTGAGATGCTATCGGTTGAAGGCAATTATTCGCAAAAAGTAAGTGCTTTTATGGTTCCGATTTTAGCCAAATATAAGTTTAAAAATCATTTTTATGTTGAAGCCGGGCCTCAGGTAGGACTTATTTATAACAGCTGGGTAGAATTTACTTCGGATGTTGATAACAGAGATGTAAAAATAAAAGATTACAACGATAATTTACTGAATTGGTTTAATGGCGGATTAGCATTTGGCACAGGTTATAAACTAATGCAGGGACAAGGTTGGACAATTGGAGTGCGCTACTACCAGGGACTGACTGACGTTTTCAAAAACAAATCAGGAAGTATTCACAATTCGTTTAACATTAAAGTGAACATCCCAATTGGTGCAGCAAGTCCGAAATCAACTCAGGAAAACTAA
- a CDS encoding HAD family hydrolase, which produces MLKQLTLLIILSVFLFSCQTTVENKPADNTDTTQEPLSLWNNSEVKTAIVEFVEKVTDENSADFVPVKERIAVFDNDGTLWNEKPLYIPVEIELAYIKKVFPERPEWKDDRIYSAIAEDNLAVLKDLGTAELATKLFAAHKGQKEEDYKTFVYETLSTVKHRKYNRPLKEVTYSPMVELVGYLQANCFNVYIVTGGEITSVRTVSEEIYNIPKENVVGTSVNCKYISNDSGIYIEREAEISSNNDKQVKPVNIELHIGRKPIFAAGNSDGDYQMMEYTLSGRGPSMAILVHHDDEVREYTYMHGTENAIKDAAEKGWFVVSMKNDFKEIFAE; this is translated from the coding sequence ATGCTAAAACAACTTACTCTTTTAATTATTCTTTCAGTGTTTCTGTTTTCGTGCCAAACAACAGTCGAAAATAAACCTGCTGATAATACAGATACTACACAAGAGCCACTGTCGTTGTGGAACAACTCGGAAGTAAAAACTGCAATTGTTGAATTTGTTGAAAAAGTTACCGACGAAAATTCGGCTGATTTTGTTCCTGTAAAAGAACGGATTGCCGTTTTTGATAACGACGGTACATTATGGAACGAAAAGCCGCTGTATATTCCGGTGGAAATTGAACTCGCATACATAAAGAAAGTATTCCCCGAAAGACCTGAATGGAAAGACGATAGAATATACAGTGCTATTGCCGAAGATAATTTAGCTGTATTAAAAGATTTGGGAACGGCAGAGTTGGCCACTAAACTTTTTGCGGCTCACAAAGGACAAAAGGAAGAGGATTACAAAACTTTTGTCTATGAAACGCTTTCAACAGTAAAACACAGAAAATACAATCGGCCTTTAAAGGAAGTAACCTATTCGCCAATGGTTGAATTGGTTGGTTATTTGCAAGCCAACTGCTTTAATGTGTACATCGTAACCGGCGGGGAAATAACATCGGTGAGAACTGTGTCAGAAGAAATTTACAATATTCCGAAGGAAAATGTGGTAGGTACCAGTGTCAACTGCAAATACATTTCTAATGATTCCGGAATTTACATTGAACGGGAAGCAGAAATTAGTTCAAATAACGACAAACAAGTTAAACCGGTTAACATAGAATTACACATTGGCCGGAAACCAATTTTTGCTGCCGGTAACAGCGATGGCGATTACCAAATGATGGAATACACACTTTCTGGCCGTGGTCCATCGATGGCTATTTTGGTACACCACGACGATGAAGTACGTGAATATACGTATATGCATGGTACTGAAAATGCAATAAAAGATGCTGCCGAAAAAGGTTGGTTTGTTGTTAGTATGAAGAATGATTTCAAGGAGATTTTTGCAGAATAA
- a CDS encoding VWA domain-containing protein, whose translation MFEFAYIWVFLFLPAPLLVFWLMPPLKQRKEALKFPAFSDVEKASGQKAGSGAWVSKRNVLQWIVLSLIWIATLAALASPQIVGEPEMKVKTARNFVIAADISFSMANSDWEIDGERVTRWEGVKQVLNAFIEKRAGDRLALVFFGSNAYLQAPLTTDHDVIRFMLDETDVGMAGQMTGIGKAIGYSLKIFEGDSIDQKVLLLLTDGQDDGRGIFPTDAAKMAHKDSVKIYTIGIGEATGKNDGLDEQTLQEISRIADGEYFLAEDPEQLGNAYNTLNELEPIEYEAEENAPVTLLFHYPLGIAMVLAFVLALIRGLQKLFFG comes from the coding sequence ATGTTTGAGTTTGCTTACATATGGGTTTTTCTGTTTTTACCAGCGCCGTTGCTTGTGTTTTGGTTAATGCCACCTTTAAAACAACGGAAGGAAGCATTAAAATTTCCTGCGTTTAGCGATGTTGAAAAAGCAAGCGGACAAAAGGCCGGATCGGGAGCCTGGGTGTCGAAACGAAATGTTTTGCAGTGGATTGTGTTGTCATTGATTTGGATAGCAACACTGGCTGCTTTGGCATCGCCTCAGATTGTCGGCGAACCGGAGATGAAGGTAAAAACAGCACGAAATTTTGTTATCGCCGCCGACATTTCCTTTAGTATGGCCAATTCCGACTGGGAGATTGATGGCGAACGGGTAACTCGTTGGGAAGGGGTAAAACAAGTTTTAAATGCGTTTATTGAAAAGCGCGCAGGAGACAGGCTGGCTCTGGTTTTTTTTGGAAGCAATGCCTATTTACAGGCACCTTTAACCACCGACCACGATGTAATTCGTTTCATGCTCGACGAAACAGATGTGGGAATGGCCGGACAAATGACCGGAATTGGAAAAGCCATTGGGTACTCGTTAAAAATATTTGAAGGAGATTCTATTGACCAAAAAGTATTGCTGTTGCTTACCGATGGACAAGATGATGGAAGAGGAATTTTTCCGACTGATGCTGCAAAAATGGCACACAAGGACAGTGTTAAAATTTATACGATTGGGATTGGAGAAGCTACTGGCAAAAACGATGGTTTGGATGAGCAAACTTTACAGGAAATTTCCCGCATTGCAGACGGAGAATATTTTCTGGCAGAGGATCCTGAACAATTGGGAAATGCCTACAACACTTTAAACGAATTGGAACCCATTGAATATGAAGCCGAGGAAAATGCGCCAGTCACTTTGCTATTCCATTACCCGCTAGGGATTGCTATGGTTTTAGCTTTTGTGCTGGCATTGATTCGTGGCTTGCAAAAATTGTTTTTTGGATGA
- a CDS encoding MoxR family ATPase, translating to MSTLKNIQELQYRMNQSIIGQEKLVDRILIGLLANGNLLLEGLPGLAKTRAVKALAKELEAGLSRIQFTPDLLPSDITGSEVYQPELDDKFVFQPGPIFSNLVLADEINRAPAKVQAALLEAMEERQVSVAGKTHKMEPLFMVLATQNPVEQEGTYPLPEAQMDRFLMKVLINYPNSESEAQILRLVRDETKTSVPKTKNEALSQEIVFKAREEIQNVKVSESAEKYIVDLIFATRYPEKYNEELGSWIDFGASPRGTIALDKCARVVAWLNNRDFVQPDDIRAIIHDVLRHRLILSYEANAGGVGPDQVIDEILKVVAVV from the coding sequence ATGAGCACACTTAAAAATATTCAAGAGCTTCAATACCGAATGAATCAATCCATTATTGGGCAGGAAAAGCTGGTTGATCGAATTCTGATAGGGCTGCTCGCAAACGGTAATTTATTGTTGGAAGGATTGCCCGGTCTGGCTAAAACACGAGCAGTAAAAGCCCTGGCAAAAGAACTGGAAGCCGGGTTAAGCAGAATACAGTTTACGCCGGATTTGTTGCCTTCCGATATTACCGGATCGGAAGTGTACCAACCCGAATTGGACGACAAATTTGTGTTTCAGCCCGGGCCGATTTTTAGTAACCTGGTTTTGGCCGACGAGATTAACCGTGCGCCGGCAAAAGTACAGGCTGCACTTTTGGAGGCCATGGAAGAACGACAGGTTTCGGTAGCCGGAAAAACACATAAAATGGAACCGCTTTTTATGGTGCTTGCCACGCAAAATCCGGTTGAGCAGGAAGGAACCTATCCTCTACCGGAAGCGCAAATGGACCGCTTTCTGATGAAGGTATTAATCAATTATCCAAATTCGGAATCGGAAGCGCAGATTTTAAGACTGGTTCGTGATGAAACAAAAACTTCGGTACCCAAAACCAAAAACGAAGCACTGAGTCAGGAGATTGTATTTAAGGCACGAGAGGAAATTCAGAACGTTAAAGTGTCTGAATCTGCTGAAAAATACATTGTTGATTTGATTTTTGCCACACGTTATCCCGAAAAATACAACGAAGAATTGGGTTCGTGGATTGATTTTGGCGCTAGTCCCAGAGGAACAATTGCCCTTGATAAATGTGCGCGGGTTGTTGCCTGGCTTAATAATCGTGACTTTGTTCAACCCGATGATATCCGAGCAATAATCCACGATGTATTACGACATCGTTTAATTTTGAGTTACGAGGCAAACGCCGGTGGAGTTGGACCTGATCAGGTTATTGATGAGATTTTAAAGGTTGTTGCTGTGGTTTGA
- a CDS encoding VWA domain-containing protein has product MFEYIKDIAHFNPDQFHLLRPVWLWGFVVVLVVALIIVFTSREDRKWKKVIAPALQPYMFTKEKRAAVTFPLIAFVLISTIGILALAGPTWEKVDVPGARSEAVLMIAVDCSLSMMAEDVQPNRLERAKFKIRDLLDANPGSKVSLYAYSGTAHTVVPMCNDYRLITHHLESLSPGIMPVQGTNLELLMQLTDTTLAKVTAPSTLLLVTDAVDENQALLIEDFVNSSIHRVEVLTLATQQGAQIPKNENKESVSDRNGNIVVSSLDPNVLFQLQKHKKINVNTLTLDNSDMELIAANVRKNLEYQADDEESDEQWKDMGFVLLIFLVLLLPFWFRKGWMIQYSFIPILFFMSSCSGDMSWQNLWYSKDYQGQKLYDAKDYDEAGNTFETEFYKGVAYYKAGNFDAAAQAFEKDSSANSLFNLGMAYSQLGRYDEALQAIELAAEKDPGNEKFQEAINETTKTIGVVDSLRNEGGPIELPEEEEKEAGKLEERKASSKDEELSSDTEVDELPEDGKRVTDEVETDQRKAEEMEEVPDDFQSGSGEKPQNILLREISADPGEFLRRRFEYQRKKYHQNMQELEEQW; this is encoded by the coding sequence ATGTTCGAATACATAAAAGATATTGCCCATTTTAATCCCGACCAGTTTCATTTACTGCGTCCGGTCTGGTTATGGGGATTTGTAGTGGTGTTGGTGGTGGCACTTATTATTGTTTTTACTTCTCGTGAAGACCGAAAGTGGAAAAAAGTTATTGCACCGGCCTTGCAACCTTATATGTTTACCAAAGAAAAACGAGCTGCAGTAACTTTTCCTTTAATTGCCTTTGTTTTGATTTCAACCATTGGAATTTTGGCCCTTGCCGGACCTACCTGGGAGAAAGTGGATGTACCGGGAGCCAGAAGCGAGGCTGTGCTAATGATTGCGGTAGATTGTTCGCTTTCCATGATGGCAGAAGATGTGCAACCCAATCGTCTGGAACGCGCCAAGTTCAAAATCCGCGATTTATTGGATGCCAATCCCGGCTCAAAAGTAAGTCTTTATGCTTATTCCGGAACAGCTCATACCGTCGTCCCTATGTGTAATGATTATCGTTTGATCACTCATCATCTGGAGTCTTTGTCTCCGGGAATTATGCCGGTTCAGGGAACAAATCTGGAGTTGTTAATGCAACTGACCGATACTACATTGGCAAAAGTTACGGCGCCAAGTACATTGTTACTGGTTACCGATGCAGTTGATGAAAACCAGGCACTGCTTATCGAAGATTTTGTGAACAGCTCCATTCACAGAGTTGAGGTTTTAACCCTGGCAACGCAGCAGGGTGCACAAATTCCAAAAAACGAAAACAAAGAATCGGTTTCCGACAGAAATGGAAATATTGTTGTTTCAAGCCTTGATCCAAATGTTCTTTTTCAGCTTCAGAAACACAAAAAAATAAACGTGAATACACTCACTCTAGATAACTCCGACATGGAACTGATTGCGGCAAATGTGAGAAAAAACCTGGAGTATCAGGCAGATGATGAGGAGAGTGATGAACAGTGGAAAGACATGGGTTTTGTATTGCTTATTTTTCTGGTTCTGCTTCTTCCGTTTTGGTTTCGTAAAGGTTGGATGATCCAGTATTCATTTATTCCAATTCTCTTTTTTATGAGTTCATGTTCCGGCGATATGTCGTGGCAAAATCTCTGGTATTCCAAAGATTACCAGGGGCAGAAGTTGTACGATGCAAAAGATTACGATGAGGCTGGTAATACATTTGAAACGGAATTCTACAAAGGTGTTGCATATTACAAAGCCGGCAATTTTGACGCGGCGGCACAAGCATTTGAAAAAGATAGTTCGGCCAACTCGCTCTTTAATCTGGGAATGGCATATTCTCAATTGGGGCGCTACGACGAAGCCTTGCAAGCCATTGAATTGGCTGCCGAAAAAGATCCGGGAAATGAAAAGTTTCAGGAGGCCATAAACGAAACAACAAAAACAATTGGAGTAGTGGATTCGCTCAGAAATGAAGGCGGCCCCATTGAGTTACCGGAAGAAGAGGAAAAAGAAGCCGGCAAACTGGAAGAACGCAAAGCTTCATCGAAAGATGAGGAGTTGAGTTCGGATACGGAAGTGGATGAGTTGCCTGAAGACGGTAAACGCGTAACAGATGAAGTAGAAACCGATCAGCGAAAGGCCGAGGAAATGGAAGAGGTTCCGGATGATTTTCAATCGGGGAGCGGAGAAAAGCCACAGAATATTTTATTGCGCGAAATTTCAGCTGATCCGGGTGAGTTTTTACGACGACGGTTCGAATATCAAAGGAAAAAGTATCACCAAAACATGCAGGAGTTGGAAGAACAATGGTAA
- a CDS encoding DUF4381 domain-containing protein, producing MNETTTYNSIGQLIEPDPVKYSFNTPGWYLVLALLVLIVLLVVFIQYRKYRKNAYRREALKEIEDILQHKKTRAAFEINELLKRTAIQLYGRKKVAALYGDEWFRFLMSCIEKQLISPLPDFTIYTKALYNTSYVLTEPQANELAHFAVFWVKNHRANV from the coding sequence TTGAATGAAACAACGACATATAATTCGATTGGTCAATTGATCGAGCCTGATCCGGTGAAATACAGTTTTAATACTCCGGGCTGGTATTTGGTTTTGGCACTTTTGGTGTTAATTGTGTTATTGGTTGTTTTTATTCAGTACCGAAAATATAGGAAGAATGCCTACCGGCGTGAAGCTCTGAAAGAAATTGAAGATATTCTTCAGCACAAGAAAACCCGGGCGGCTTTTGAAATAAATGAGTTATTAAAAAGGACAGCGATTCAGCTTTATGGTCGAAAAAAAGTGGCGGCTCTATATGGCGATGAATGGTTCCGTTTTTTAATGTCGTGCATAGAAAAGCAATTGATTTCGCCCTTGCCTGACTTTACAATTTATACCAAGGCTTTGTACAATACTTCATATGTATTAACAGAACCACAGGCCAATGAACTTGCTCACTTTGCTGTCTTTTGGGTAAAAAATCATCGTGCCAATGTTTGA
- a CDS encoding DUF58 domain-containing protein: MKGSTKNIIPTLSELLKLEHLVASTGFSLLPKQPVHSVLAGKHASKLRGRGLDFEEVRKYVAGDDIRNIDWRVTARTRITSTKVFTEEKEKPVLVISDMTPGMFFGSQVYTKTFIASQLAAIAAFKVLKNGDRFGGLIFDGEGCQIFSPRRNRAVVMQYLKAMIDQAQNLADKNYPIQEKTQVVDKALLRVISMATHDYLILFISDFQSVSASSKKHLIQLSKHNDVILSRISDPLEEKLPQSKLVLSDGNLQLMCEAGKKNLGKKYETNYQEQKIGFYTEMEKYGIPILSLNTIENIDTQLKSLFKTKLKTKRR; the protein is encoded by the coding sequence ATGAAAGGAAGCACAAAAAATATCATCCCGACCCTCAGCGAATTACTGAAATTGGAGCATTTGGTTGCTTCAACAGGATTTTCGTTGCTTCCAAAACAACCTGTTCACAGTGTATTGGCAGGTAAACATGCTTCGAAGTTGCGAGGCAGAGGTTTGGATTTTGAGGAAGTGCGCAAATATGTTGCCGGCGACGATATTCGAAATATTGACTGGCGTGTTACTGCCCGCACCCGCATTACTTCTACAAAAGTTTTTACCGAAGAAAAGGAAAAGCCGGTTTTGGTTATTTCTGATATGACACCGGGAATGTTTTTCGGATCGCAGGTGTATACAAAAACCTTTATTGCTTCGCAACTGGCGGCCATTGCGGCTTTTAAGGTGTTAAAAAACGGCGATCGTTTTGGAGGCTTAATCTTTGATGGCGAAGGCTGCCAGATTTTTTCTCCACGGCGAAACAGGGCTGTTGTAATGCAATATTTAAAAGCGATGATAGACCAAGCGCAGAACCTGGCCGATAAAAATTACCCAATTCAGGAAAAAACACAAGTGGTGGACAAAGCATTGTTGCGGGTGATTAGTATGGCCACACACGATTATTTAATACTGTTTATCAGCGATTTTCAATCGGTTTCTGCATCAAGCAAAAAACATCTTATCCAGTTGTCGAAACACAACGATGTAATTCTGTCCAGAATCAGCGATCCGCTGGAAGAAAAATTACCTCAAAGCAAACTGGTTTTGTCCGACGGAAATCTTCAACTGATGTGCGAAGCCGGGAAAAAGAATCTGGGTAAAAAGTATGAAACAAATTATCAGGAACAGAAGATCGGGTTTTATACTGAAATGGAAAAATACGGAATTCCGATTCTGTCGTTAAATACCATTGAAAACATCGATACCCAGTTAAAATCACTTTTCAAAACCAAACTAAAAACAAAAAGACGTTGA
- a CDS encoding GxxExxY protein: MAEYVPRGTNFSIREDELDRIARIIVDCAFKVHNYLGPGLLEKVYEVCFCHELDKAGLSFEQQTPVPIEYDGIKFDEGFRLDVLVEDMIICELKSVMEMHPVYTAQILSHMKLMDIELGFLINFNVPLIKNGIKRLRN; encoded by the coding sequence ATGGCAGAATATGTACCAAGAGGAACAAATTTTTCAATTCGTGAAGATGAGTTGGATAGAATTGCACGAATTATAGTTGACTGTGCTTTCAAAGTTCATAATTATCTTGGTCCTGGACTATTGGAAAAAGTATATGAAGTATGTTTCTGTCATGAATTAGATAAAGCAGGTTTGTCATTTGAACAGCAAACTCCAGTACCAATAGAATACGATGGAATTAAGTTTGATGAAGGATTCCGTTTAGATGTTTTGGTTGAAGATATGATAATTTGTGAATTAAAATCGGTGATGGAAATGCATCCGGTCTATACAGCACAAATACTTAGCCACATGAAACTTATGGATATTGAATTGGGATTCTTGATAAACTTTAATGTACCACTAATTAAGAATGGAATTAAACGATTAAGAAACTAA
- a CDS encoding BatD family protein, with protein MVKHIKHISLLFVLGTLLSVYSFAQKIDAFARVSVVPHEGVVRQAYKVTITVHSSTWFAKPLQFTNLHIDDAFIIPFTRTVSSINYINNKKYATLSFYYLVFPYSTGDIKIPELEINANIPPEGGYKGEPVLIRTKQQMIKVKAVPSSKDENVWTVANNITINDNWSKNIETLKVGDVVEREIIITASGTLPSLIQPLIIEKPEFTSIYPREPELQDKRTDKSANGVRIERYSYLFEDEVEIIIPEEQILWWNPTTESVYKRTIPEKKITIKANPDLAMMESLKDSLLAMSAPLQTTEEEPFSWTLVGLLLIVLLLAGYFGIKSLRYAVRSYRKNRIVYLQSEAYCFKQLQDALDHKTRKEFIRLLYIWFDKVRDSGQSASISDYLNWPERDIWEDLIQTNEFDAGLENKNQFRILISKLRENLVVNDTQKGRLRKLNPV; from the coding sequence ATGGTAAAACACATTAAACATATCAGTTTGCTTTTTGTATTGGGAACTTTACTTTCAGTTTATTCCTTTGCTCAAAAAATTGATGCTTTTGCACGCGTTTCTGTGGTTCCGCATGAAGGAGTGGTGCGCCAGGCTTACAAAGTAACAATCACTGTTCATTCATCAACATGGTTTGCCAAACCACTGCAATTTACCAATCTTCACATCGATGATGCTTTTATTATTCCTTTTACCAGAACTGTAAGCAGCATAAATTACATCAACAATAAAAAATACGCAACCCTGTCGTTTTATTACCTGGTTTTTCCATACAGCACGGGAGATATTAAAATACCGGAGTTGGAAATCAATGCAAACATTCCTCCTGAAGGGGGATATAAAGGAGAACCGGTATTGATCCGAACAAAACAGCAAATGATTAAGGTAAAAGCGGTTCCATCGTCGAAAGATGAAAATGTTTGGACAGTTGCAAACAACATCACGATTAACGACAATTGGAGTAAAAATATTGAAACCCTGAAAGTTGGTGATGTTGTTGAACGAGAGATAATTATTACAGCTAGTGGCACCCTGCCTTCTTTGATACAGCCGCTAATAATCGAAAAGCCGGAATTTACAAGTATCTATCCGCGGGAGCCGGAACTGCAGGACAAACGAACAGATAAAAGCGCAAATGGTGTTCGGATTGAAAGGTATTCTTATTTGTTTGAAGATGAAGTTGAAATAATTATCCCCGAGGAACAGATTTTATGGTGGAATCCGACAACTGAAAGCGTTTATAAACGCACAATTCCAGAGAAAAAAATAACGATAAAAGCCAATCCTGACCTGGCAATGATGGAAAGCCTGAAAGATTCGTTACTGGCCATGTCGGCTCCACTTCAAACAACAGAAGAAGAACCATTTTCGTGGACTCTGGTTGGTTTATTGCTGATTGTGTTGTTGCTTGCCGGCTATTTCGGAATAAAATCTCTTCGATATGCTGTTCGTTCTTACCGCAAAAACCGGATTGTATATTTACAAAGTGAAGCGTACTGTTTTAAGCAGTTACAAGATGCACTTGATCATAAAACCCGAAAAGAGTTTATACGGCTACTTTATATTTGGTTTGATAAAGTACGTGACAGCGGGCAGTCGGCTTCCATCTCTGATTATTTGAATTGGCCGGAACGAGATATTTGGGAAGATCTGATTCAAACAAATGAATTCGATGCAGGTCTTGAGAACAAGAATCAATTTCGGATTTTGATTTCGAAATTAAGGGAAAATCTGGTAGTAAACGACACGCAAAAAGGCAGATTGAGGAAGTTAAATCCTGTTTGA